In one Silene latifolia isolate original U9 population chromosome 10, ASM4854445v1, whole genome shotgun sequence genomic region, the following are encoded:
- the LOC141606762 gene encoding uncharacterized protein LOC141606762 isoform X2: MFKITFRVKRADGFSVAYIAQVWNNICKRPIKVITFDKVPGSERKPKDWEIDGSNNSDKKISTKKMGKKGLDLFKGLSSSVAMTSSELDCRNDSGKLRTRAFYVLLKQIRSQRSWNYSRARKCASTIWQGLSESEKMIFLSEAAKRSENAI, translated from the exons ATGTTCAAGATCACTTTTCGTGTTAAAAGAGCAGACGGTTTCAGTGTCGCCTACATTGCTCAAGTCTGGAATAATATCTGTAAAAGGCCCATTAAAGTCATAACTTTTGACAAAGTTCCTGGCTCAG AGAGGAAACCGAAAGATTGGGAGATTGATGGCAGCAACAATTCTGATAAGAAGATATCTACCAAGAAAATGGGGAAGAAGGGACTTGATCTTTTCAAGGGGTTAAGCTCATCAGTTGCAATGACTAGTTCTGAATTAGATTGTCG AAACGATTCTGGCAAGCTTCGAACCCGTGCCTTCTACGTTTTGCT GAAGCAAATCAGGAGCCAGCGGAGCTGGAATTATTCCAGG GCGAGGAAGTGTGCTTCTACCATATGGCAAGGGCTTTCGGAATCT GAGAAGATGATATTCCTGAGCGAGGCAGCTAAAAGATCCGAGAATGCAATTTGA
- the LOC141606762 gene encoding uncharacterized protein LOC141606762 isoform X1, translating into MVRKKIKLSPFHRFGVVYPVPRNTTYWYVAKRMAKKISVSHQHLMGSPARYVRLLKADYWSVTGIMFKITFRVKRADGFSVAYIAQVWNNICKRPIKVITFDKVPGSERKPKDWEIDGSNNSDKKISTKKMGKKGLDLFKGLSSSVAMTSSELDCRNDSGKLRTRAFYVLLKQIRSQRSWNYSRARKCASTIWQGLSESEKMIFLSEAAKRSENAI; encoded by the exons ATGGTGAGGAAGAAGATTAAGCTGAGTCCTTTTCATCGATTTGGAGTAGTTTACCCTGTACCGCGCAATACTACTTACTGGTACGTGGCCAAACGTATGGCTAAGAAGATATCGGTTTCGCATCAACACTTGATG GGTAGCCCTGCTCGTTACGTACGCCTCCTAAAAGCTGATTATTGGAGTGTTACGGGGATAATGTTCAAGATCACTTTTCGTGTTAAAAGAGCAGACGGTTTCAGTGTCGCCTACATTGCTCAAGTCTGGAATAATATCTGTAAAAGGCCCATTAAAGTCATAACTTTTGACAAAGTTCCTGGCTCAG AGAGGAAACCGAAAGATTGGGAGATTGATGGCAGCAACAATTCTGATAAGAAGATATCTACCAAGAAAATGGGGAAGAAGGGACTTGATCTTTTCAAGGGGTTAAGCTCATCAGTTGCAATGACTAGTTCTGAATTAGATTGTCG AAACGATTCTGGCAAGCTTCGAACCCGTGCCTTCTACGTTTTGCT GAAGCAAATCAGGAGCCAGCGGAGCTGGAATTATTCCAGG GCGAGGAAGTGTGCTTCTACCATATGGCAAGGGCTTTCGGAATCT GAGAAGATGATATTCCTGAGCGAGGCAGCTAAAAGATCCGAGAATGCAATTTGA